The following are from one region of the Aspergillus chevalieri M1 DNA, chromosome 1, nearly complete sequence genome:
- a CDS encoding interferon alpha-inducible IFI6/IFI27 family protein (COG:S;~EggNog:ENOG410PR3Q;~InterPro:IPR038213,IPR009311;~PFAM:PF06140;~TransMembrane:2 (n3-11c15/16o66-85i106-126o);~go_component: GO:0016021 - integral component of membrane [Evidence IEA]), with the protein MSFLGCFLPCLFGDAVDDAPIKTTTTDHHIASNIVTAILTSPTTVDLHKTVNEQVAVTGWGWTDSLVQAILQGLTAAVTAGAALARPAADALKKAKDAAVGFAKEHPVYTTLIALGILLVLLPWVLEVLGFGEAGITLGSWAARWQSTYEGYVPKGALFGYFQRLGAKWHWFP; encoded by the coding sequence ATGTCATTCCTAGGCTGCTTCCTCCCCTGCCTCTTCGGCGACGCCGTCGACGACGCACCCATCAAAACAACAACCACCGACCACCACATCGCCTCGAATATCGTCACAGCCATCCTAACATCCCCCACAACCGTCGACCTCCACAAAACCGTCAACGAACAAGTCGCCGTAACCGGCTGGGGCTGGACAGACTCCCTCGTCCAAGCCATCCTCCAGGGCCTAACGGCTGCCGTTACTGCTGGCGCGGCCTTAGCGCGTCCTGCCGCTGACGCCTTGAAAAAAGCTAAAGATGCGGCCGTCGGTTTTGCAAAGGAGCATCCGGTGTACACGACTTTGATTGCGCTGGGAATACTGCTTGTCTTGCTGCCGTGGGTGTTGGAGGTGCTCGGATTTGGAGAGGCGGGTATTACTCTGGGTTCTTGGGCGGCGAGGTGGCAGTCGACTTATGAGGGATATGTGCCTAAGGGGGCGTTGTTTGGGTACTTTCAGAGGCTGGGGGCAAAGTGGCATTGGTTCCCATAG
- a CDS encoding YeeE/YedE family protein (COG:S;~EggNog:ENOG410PNG7;~SECRETED:SignalP(1-20);~TransMembrane:7 (o20-40i47-64o76-95i116-135o161-179i191-211o231-249i)) yields MFTPIHTSLGALLLFQGSSGLLLHNGAVFGISSLLAGSVFNPSRYNLPIIAGLVSSAVPIYWLAPSLLPTYPAAPSSWASIASTLGVGFLLGWGTKNGRGCTSGHMLCGLSRLSPRSLIATVVFFTTALLTGNFVNGGQNIPACANGIPCYTAVYPSTSELGFMAAATVLTGIINYLIVPKSLNRSEESQTVFSYLAGLEFGLGLFISGMADPAKVLRFFAFLTDPSRFDPSLALIILFGIGPSLITYLSAKPGQHGDKDDGKPAKPTLAEQWRLPTATVADIDWRFVTGAMAFGLAWGLRGVCPGPAVLRAVLQPTWGVVEMAGYMLGNLV; encoded by the exons ATGTTCACACCAATCCACACCTCTCTAGGTGCCCTCCTGCTATTCCAAGGCTCCTCGGGCCTCCTACTTCACAACGGAGCCGTTTTTGGAATCTCCTCGCTTCTCGCAGGGAGTGTTTTCAACCCGAGTCGCTATAACTTGCCCATTATTGCAGGACTTGTGTCCAGTGCAGTTCCGATTTACTGGCTGGCCCCGTCGTTGTTACCCACGTATCCTGCCGCTCCAAGCTCGTGGGCTTCCATAGCATCTACATTGGGTGTTGGATTTTTGTTGGGATGGGGAACTAAG AATGGCCGTGGTTGCACTTCAGGCCACATGCTCTGTGGCCTCTCTCGCCTGTCGCCTCGTTCATTGATCGCAACAGTCGTCTTCTTTACTACTGCTCTACTCACAGGCAATTTCGTCAACGGAGGCCAGAACATTCCTGCCTGTGCAAATGGTATCCCTTGCTACACCGCGGTCTACCCATCTACCTCCGAACTCGGATTTATGGCAGCCGCAACTGTCCTCACCGGCATCATCAACTACTTAATCGTCCCCAAGTCACTTAACCGATCGGAGGAATCCCAGACGGTCTTTTCGTATCTGGCGGGTCTAGAGTTCGGTCTGGGTCTGTTTATCTCCGGAATGGCGGATCCCGCGAAAGTACTCCGCTTCTTTGCGTTCCTTACGGATCCTTCCCGGTTCGATCCTTCGCTGGCTCTGATTATCCTATTTGGAATTGGTCCGTCGCTTATCACATACCTATCTGCGAAACCCGGACAACATGGAGATAAAGATGACGGCAAGCCTGCCAAGCCTACCCTCGCCGAACAATGGAGACTTCCTACTGCTACTGTGGCGGATATTGACTGGCGGTTCGTGACTGGTGCTATGGCATTCGGGCTTGCTTGGGGATTACGAGGTGTTTGCCCGGGACCTGCAGTTTTGCGGGCGGTGTTGCAGCCGACTTGGGGTGTTGTAGAGATGGCGGGATATATGTTGGGGAACCTGGTGTGA
- a CDS encoding uncharacterized protein (COG:S;~EggNog:ENOG410PRV3;~InterPro:IPR020844;~TransMembrane:2 (i100-125o131-163i);~go_process: GO:0007623 - circadian rhythm [Evidence IEA]) codes for MSSMRPTLLLFHPQLRTSLPRTMQRDLSSRLFARLKTTTTNYLKNPRAAKEEPPQLKTKDGSPAGLRTPASSPAAHAKTAIRRGPPERVLIYHGGTGRTIFLGMLRVTTIFLFGASCLLVAPAFAADEYPWYIAPAVVAGGTIPMLFVAYTSAPFVNFVHLALPVFARRSREQALQYAKNLPPTATLYINTMKFTTVPRHTEVRVGDLVADKALLRPVSFRNQNPAPLPWWQGRTLKQFWAMEKSKPGKQSTTFYPELWEYVYRQIQNNVPKKR; via the exons ATGTCTAGCATGCGTCCAACTCTCCTGCTATTCCATCCGCAATTGCGCACTTCGCTGCCCCGAACCATGCAGAGGGATCTCAGCAGCCGACTGTTTGCCCGCTTAaagacgacgacaacgaaTTATCTAAAGAATCCTCGAGCTGCAAAGGAAGAACCCCCGCAATTGAAAACAAAAGATGGCTCTCCGGCTGGCCTGCGTACTCCGGCATCATCCCCGGCCGCACATGCAAAAACCGCTATCCGACGAG GACCACCGGAGCGTGTTCTGATCTACCATGGAGGAACGGGTCGGACAATCTTCCTGGGGATGTTACGGGTCACTACCATCTTTCTCTTCGGCGCATCCTGCCTGCTTGTTGCGCCAGCTTTTGCCGCCGATGAATATCCGTGGTATATAGCTCCTGCTG TCGTCGCCGGAGGCACAATCCCCATGCTCTTCGTCGCCTACACCTCCGCCCCGTTCGTCAACTTTGTCCACCTAGCCCTCCCCGTCTTCGCCCGCCGCTCTCGCGAACAAGCACTTCAATACGCAAAGAACCTTCCTCCTACCGCTACCCTCTACATTAACACCATGAAATTCACAACAGTTCCCCGCCACACAGAGGTGCGAGTGGGCGATCTCGTTGCAGACAAGGCACTGCTACGGCCCGTAAGCTTTCGGAATCAGAATCCTGCTCCGCTGCCTTGGTGGCAGGGAAGGACGTTAAAGCAGTTTTGGGCGATGGAGAAGAGTAAGCCGGGGAAGCAGTCTACGACGTTTTATCCTGAGCTGTGGGAGTATGTATACAGGCAGATACAGAATAATGTGCCAAAGAAGCGTTGA
- a CDS encoding uncharacterized protein (COG:S;~EggNog:ENOG410Q1UF;~InterPro:IPR009311;~PFAM:PF06140;~SECRETED:SignalP(1-19);~go_component: GO:0016021 - integral component of membrane [Evidence IEA]): MHLLKPLASFFVASAFTNASMLSNLPKPSSESLAAGNSAVETCVGQVHKLATAYGSPVWEKAEKAAQWSAENPGSAAWVVVGAGGALAVAAPGIVSAPILSSAGFAATGVTASSSAAVMQSTIGNVGANSLFALFQSAGAAGSGLAVVNGVVQAGGAVAVGFSGGLVWLKSML; the protein is encoded by the exons ATGCACTTACTCAAGCCGTTGGCTTCATTTTTCGTGGCATCAGCATTCACGAATGCAAGTATGTTATCTAATCTCCCGAAACCGTCGTCCGAATCCCTTGCCGCCGGCAATAGCGCCGTTGAAACGTGCGTAGGTCAAGTTCATAAATTAGCAACGGCTTATGGCTCGCCAGTGTGGGAGAAAGCAGAAAAA GCTGCTCAGTGGAGTGCTGAGAACCCCGGTTCGGCGGCTTGGGTGGTTGTTGGAGCCGGGGGCGCTTTGGCTGTTGCTGCTCCAGGTATAGTGTCTGCGCCGATTCTATCTTCAGCAGGGTTTGCTGCTACTGGGGTCACAGCTA GCTCGTCCGCTGCTGTGATGCAGAGTACCATTGGGAACGTCGGGGCCAATAGCTTGTTTGCACTTTTTCAGAGTGCTGGAGCCGCTGGCTCTGGGCTCGCAGTCGTGAACGGGGTTGTACAGGCCGGTGGGGCGGTTGCGGTTGGTTTTAGCGGAGGACTGGTATGGTTAAAGTCGATGTTGTAA
- a CDS encoding glutaminyl-peptide cyclotransferase family protein (COG:O;~EggNog:ENOG410PJ5M;~InterPro:IPR007484,IPR037457,IPR040234;~MEROPS:MER0015095;~PFAM:PF04389;~SECRETED:SignalP(1-28);~go_function: GO:0016603 - glutaminyl-peptide cyclotransferase activity [Evidence IEA]), which produces MSSAYGGLLRLILLIAVALLSVILPGHAYESLSDETLKSLPRPYNDFDINSGSLLSPILIPRVPGTSGHTAVLNHFADFFRTTLPNWRVEYQNSTSKTPVSNGKEVPFVNFIAARDPPWAAVGDVGRLTLVAHYDSKYEPEGFIGAIDSAAPCAMIMHAMRSIDEALTRKWEKMEAEGHADASLEEQKGIQIILLDGEEAFVQWTATDSLYGSRALAEHWDNQVNPAMSSFKTPLNSISLFVLLDLLGSKDPAVQSYYQTTHWAYQNIATIEQRLRDLKQFKSADSQRWFIDSSKDDHNLKTYGGIQDDHIPFLQRGVEILHLIDAAPFKGFPKVWHTMDDNAENLDMDTVEDWSMLVTAFAAEWMELEGFFEPASGRRGNGNVKRSASYDWDKTELSEQ; this is translated from the exons ATGTCGTCGGCTTACGGTGGCCTCCTACGGCTGATTCTCTTGATAGCAGTCGCGCTGCTATCCGTGATACTCCCCGGGCACGCCTACGAGTCGCTCTCCGATGAGACCCTGAAATCTCTCCCGCGGCCATATAATGACTTCGACATCAACTCCGGCTCCCTTCTATCTCCCATCCTCATACCCCGTGTCCCCGGTACCTCCGGTCACACCGCCGTCTTGAACCACTTTGCGGACTTCTTTCGGACGACTTTACCTAATTGGAGGGTAGAATACCAAAATTCAACATCGAAAACACCAGTTTCGAACGGCAAGGAAGTCCCATTCGTCAATTTCATCGCAGCGCGAGACCCGCCATGGGCTGCCGTTGGCGACGTAGGACGGCTTACGTTGGTCGCGCATTACGATAGTAAATACGAACCGGAGGGCTTTATCGGGGCGATCGACAGTGCTGCGCCGTGCGCTATGATCATGCATGCCATGCGGAGTATTGATGAAGCTTTGACGCGGAAATGGGAGAAGATGGAAGCAGAAGGCCATGCGGATGCGTCGCTGGAGGAACAGAAGGGGATACAAATAATACTGCTGGATGGGGAGGAGGCGTTCGTTCAATGGACTGCTACTGATTCATTGTACGGATCACGCGCATTGGCGGAGCACTGGGATAATCAAGTGAATCCCGCCATGTCGTCGTTCAAGACCCCGTTGAACTCGATTTCTCTGTTCGTCCTCCTGGACCTTCTCGGTTCCAAGGATCCAGCAGTGCAGTCCTACTACCAGACTACACATTGGGCCTATCAAAACATCGCGACCATAGAGCAACGTCTTCGGGATCTCAAGCAGTTCAAGTCAGCCGACAGTCAGCGGTGGTTCATCGACAGCTCGAAGGACGATCACAATCTCAAAACATACGGTGGCATACAAGACGACCATATCCCCTTTCTTCAGCGCGGAGTGGAAATCCTGCATCTCATCGATGCTGCGCCTTTCAAGGGATTTCCCAAGGTCTGGCATACCATGGATGACAATGCTGAGAATCTGGACATGGATACTGTCGAGGACTGGAGTATGCTCGTCACGGCATTTGCGGCAGAGTGGATGGAGTTGGAGGGATTTTTTGAACCTGCTTCTGGAAGGCGAGGTAATGGAAATGTGAAACGCTCTGCGAGCTATGATTGGGACAAGACTGAGCT TTCGGAACAGTAG
- a CDS encoding putative histone h1.3. (COG:S;~EggNog:ENOG410PZ3B): MSGKAKQEALLGLSASEAKLILMASYLSTDQKVDYEKLAQLGGYKTAASASTLYRNAKRKLAEYIPANLQNGGGGTTNTNANTPDATPANTPKKTPTKRKTPAKGDEDGNGAVEESPTKQKKQRTPAKEAKMKEAKHESEPGPPSARPMKMEDELFPYVKLRNGVA, encoded by the exons ATGTCCGGAAAAGCGAAACAAGAGGCCCTTCTAGGCTTATCAGCCAGCGAAGCAAAGCTTATCCTCATGGCCAGTTACCTCTCCACCGATCAGAAG GTCGACTACGAAAAACTCGCCCAGTTGGGAGGTTATAAGACCGCTGCCTCCGCTAGCACCCTCTACCGCAACGCGAAGCGCAAGCTGGCTGAGTATATCCCAGCGAATCTTCAGAACGGCGGTGGTGGCACGACGAACACGAACGCGAATACTCCCGACGCTACGCCTGCTAATACGCCCAAGAAGACCCCTACCAAGCGCAAGACTCCCGCCAAGGGTGATGAGGACGGCAACGGTGCTGTTGAGGAATCGCCCACCaagcaaaagaaacagaGGACGCCTGCGAAAGAGGCTAAGATGAAGGAGGCCAAGCATGAGAG TGAGCCTGGTCCTCCTTCCGCGCGACCTATGAAGATGGAAGATGAGCTGTTTCCGTATGTCAAGTTGAGGAATGGCGTAGCTTGA